aaaaatgctaacctgttACTGCActgaaatcactcctagctcccttattacttatcctagctccacatcccacacattgtttatgatcgtaaagacacagaatctaacggtgcccacctctataagcaatacaacttaatacaactgcaattccgttatttGCGTTATctgctgtgctccgtgcgctttgaaatctaatcaaaactTGTTAACCTCAATTCTTTGGCGTTTCGCCATCGCCTGGCTCTTTCGTTCTTTCCGTGGTTTCTTGTGCTGAAATATGGAGGGGACGGCTCCGGGTTTCAGCTTCCGATGTACTTTAATGCTTCTGCACCAACAGCCTTGATGGTAGCAGGATCAACGTCGTATGCATCACACGCGAAGTGGCCAGAACACAACTTGCTCCATGTTGTCGGTTGCCAGCCAACACGATTCACTAAAATAATCCATTTTTGGCGGATGATTTGGTCTTTGGGAAATGCATGGAAAACTCTCCCAGATCCCGCACCGTTCGTACaacaaaaagcacaacaataaccCATGTTAATTCCGTTTTCTTTTCGAAAAACATGTGGCCGAGACTGCCGAGTCGGGACATTTGGTCCAGAGACTGTTTGGCAACAATGACGTCACGCGCGCGGAGGCTGCTGGGAATGtcatgtcagaaattcagacggCACAcccagaggcgcgggaaggtattttgagtgggggtgctgaggtgctggactccagtgaacactattacgggcactagagcacgcacaaaagcactccccacacgcaaacacacagtacaccccgactgttacaatgaaggctcgataatcagctcacggcatataggcaggggtaaagtgctttttttttacgagtggggagcggacctcacctcctctagggggatccTCACCTCCCCTaggggggggtcctcacctcccctagcggggtccggggggatgttcccccggtaagatttgttttaaatattgaagttgaaagcatcaatctggtgcactttgagagcaacattaagagacctatggatacatctctcagcacccagatgaaacacaactgtaagcagatgttctttttctttatggatattttacaaatcactcccctttcaaactgtattcttgttttactgccatatagtatttcataactgtttttcctttattctcttatttgttttataactacaatgatcatatgaaagtgtgccgcggaaataatcttttgaataatttgtgaccaaaccgtttgagacccactgagataacttagactaaagttaactatctaacactcagagagtcctttagctcacctgagcctctcagtctgagaggagaggactctcctccagcgtgttgtggaaccaacagctccgtgtgtccgTTAGTGCCGCTAGCTAactgctaaccagatgctaacaacacggtccctctctctctctcccccccacgCACACACTAAATACGCtatgtacacacacatatattttagAAGTACAGAATAAgaaaagcataaatgtcatgtttGAAAAGacggacctttattaatccccgtggggagattcagagttcaaacagcaacaggttgAGAATGAAAAACAGGACGGCACAGATTCAcagattaaaacaattaaatcaaatcaaagatacaaataaaaatgatagaaaactgaaataaaagattaaataaaatgaacatatatatatatatatatacatgtgtggaAACAGTGTGTTTGATGTCCAGTATGTCGGAGTTTGTAAAAGATTGATTTAAGACATCAGGGTCTGAGCAGGAGTCCTGAAGTCAGACCTTTCCATACACTTCAAGACCTCATctccacttggagttctaaccggttacctagGCGACAcgctttacctcacattgactatatacagtattgattgtccttcctctttatcttccaaccatttggacgcagacttgtatttccccataacgatgttgcttagcaaccggcgtaaacggaccttcacgctatcaagcagtgagcgcgcgacgtcctgttcaaacccaacgggatgccatcaataaactccacagaatctcactacacacctacgccatgattacattcaggcagactgtagaacacaacctctctggacacTTTATATActcattgaaaacaagctacaacatTTAAACCCTTGGGAAAtgccctttaatactttttaatagacttacttttcgctaaattgatttatcaactcgTAATACTtcttaagaccccgcggaccccctgtttATGCATCACAGTATTTTCATGAATACAGATATCATCATTGTGATGAAACTGCAGCacttatatttgttgtttttataaaacTATTTACACAATGATATGTCATATCACCACCTAGTGGGTAAAACAGGTACTGCTGGTTTGTGAATGCCATGATTTCAATGTAATGCtgctttaaaaacatggttGCTGtctgtgacctctgaccccacCAGGCCTTCTTCTGCAGCGCTCTGCTGATCTCCCTCTGAGGTCTTCGGCTCTCCTTCTTTCTTACAACTCGctgtgaaaacattaagtcatatTATACGTTTGTATCAGATAATCATCTAAATCAGAAAAGCAACTAAAGGTTCAAATAACTGCAGTGGAAGAAAACTACAATATCATTATGTGTAGATGTGGTGGAGTAGAAGTAGAGAGTAGCACACACTGAAAACACTCGGGGAAAGTACCTCCACATGTTCTTAAGTACAGTGAGTCCATCTGTAACTCTCCtccactcacagacacacatttgCACAAAGCTTGTTGATCTGCTCGAAGGATGTTGAGACAGATCTGAGAACAGATTTCTGCGCCTGCTGCTACAGAGCTAGAGCTGTTTGCATCTTACAATGTGTCTATACATTCTGTcatcttattatatttacatggATACAGACTCATGCATTCACTCGGTCACCTCATGCTGTTCATTATTCAGCCTcttgcatttatttattgttgacATGTATATAGTTTACTTCTGCATTACTTCGGTCTCGCAACATTACCTGCTCTATTTGTATCTTTTAATTAGTTgtgttgttttatgtcttatataaattagggctgtcagtcgattaaaatagttaatcgtgattaatcgcacatttttgatctgttctaaatgtaccttagaggaatatttttcaagttgttaatactcttatcaacatctgagtggacaaatatgctttatgctaatctttattatcatttgaacattacaaatattcgcctcaattcaacctggaacctctcatacaatacaaatggtgtgtgtgtgtgtgtgcgcgcgttggagctatgtgcaactcaaggcatatactcgaacgggagctgcccgGACGCTGtgatcatgttgcactatccgtgctgagtgtgctgacttctcctccaatgtcccgctgtctgcttcctgcatcaagtcaagtgctcggcgcagttgtgtggatatagcgctcctctgttttcatttaaacagctccttatatccgttagcgcagctagctagcaccagatgctaacaacaacaatgcacgtaaggtctctctctcgctcgctcgggccacacacacacacacacacacacacacacacacacacacacacacacacacacacacacacacacacacacacacacacacacacacacacacacacacacacacacacacacacacacacacacacacacacacacacacacacacacacacacacacacacacacacacacacacacacacacacacacacacacacacacacacacacacacacacacacacacacacacacacacacacacacacacacacacacacacacacacacacacacacacacacacacactatcccGGTCCTGGcgatagccagtcggtgcctgccggtgagcgtggaagtgtggtctgccacaagcgggcggcaggagcggggctgtcagcagacggtattttaaactcgaaaactctgaaactacggggcggccgggaaaaaaaatacacatgcgttaaaataattagtggcgttcattttttttttccattaacGCGTTataaacttgacagccctaatataactATGATGCATTGCCCTGTCTACACTGTAGCCACTGTGCATGCCGTGCACTGGTCAccaggggcacagccccaccgaGTGTCAGCAGGAAGattcaaataataattaaaaagagCAAAAtaaatcttaaaatatatttgaatgAGTATTCTCGTCCGTGTCCAACACACTCTCCCTCCCAACTCGTCCTGCATGTCAGGATCCCGTGGCCTCACTATCAACACAGTGCGGGCCCTTTAGCGTCGATGCCCAACTATCAGGAGTCCCATTGAATTGCATAgagcgacccccccccccccctctatccAATCGGAACCATGGATAGCCAGCTATTTGTTCACGTGTTTAAAAAAGAAGCTTATATACACACATCTAAGTTTTcctgccccaccacttttgtacagcGAACGCCACTGTGTGCATGTGACGATAacgcctttgaatcttgaaatgAGCGTTGGATGAAGTTGTGGTTCAATGTTTTTCGGCACTGATATCTCCAGTGATGGGTAATGATCACTTCACCAGGAGCGCTTGATCAGAACAATATTCTAACATGAGAAACCCTATCCTCTAAACGGAGGGAAACATTTCAGTCAGAGGTCAGCACACGGCTGGAGACGAGGCAGAGGGGTTATTTAGGAAATCCTACCCTACGTGTTAAAGTTCAGAGTTTCAGCAAGATTCACAAAACTGATAATTCAATTCTTTAGAACTTACGGATCACTCCACGTTTCACCAGAATCCCAACGGCGACAGCGGCAACGAAAGCAGCAGGAATCAGGACACCGAGGGCAGCTTTCCAGACATCTGCAGCTGAAGGTTGAAAGACTGGCTCAGTTTCCCCCCAACATAACATGTGTTGGAGAAATTCAttgatttaaatatttaaaagttaaacatgtatttcTTTCATTTCTTAAATATTAAAGGGCATTACCCGGACCTCCCTCAGCCGGAGGGGCAGGTGCTCCCGAGTCCTTTCTCCGGCTCCGTCCCTCCTCTGTTTCAATGGAAAGCGTCTCATTAGGGAACAAGGTTCTCTTTCTTTACGTTCTTCTTAAACAGAAATACAGAAAATAAGCCTCGAGGAGCACGAGAGGAAAACAACAAACATGTTGTTACGTATCTTCTGTGTTTATCCCTTTTAGCAAAGTGTATGTTTGCTACGAGAGAATAAAGTAACAGTCGAGCCAACGTGCTAAGTTAGCCTGTGTTAACTGTTGATCTCAGGTATTGGTCACATGGTGTGGTTTCTGGTCTTTAGagcaagcatgctcatttctgacgtggcgctaatctgaagtaaacattgaatactgctttctgtccctccatcttgtgactgtgtgactccctctcttggatatcagcatgtgaaggacactgctcaggacctagctgatgctctgtatgtgaggaCTACTTCCATCCagagaggatcacagacacatggatccagatgttgaagctcaagccggggaccaggggGGGTGTTCTAACACCAAGTGTCCGTATTGAACTCAGAGTGCTTACCAACGATGAGCTCGACAGAACAGTTCAGCTCCAAAGAGTCGTCGTGGCCTGCAAGCTTTCCACTGACGACGCCTTCGTAGCTTCCGCTGTCCGACGGAGTCACGTTGCAGATGTTCACCAGCAGCGTTCCTCTGGCCGGGTCCTCCCAGTTCACAGAGGTCCTGAGTTTGTATTGAGCATCTGCTGCGTCAGGATCAATCCACCCTCCATGTCGAGAGAAGAGGACATCCTTGGTGCCGTTAACGGTCCAGTGCAATGCTGTAGGGGCGAAGTGTTCAGGGCGAATGAAGCCACACCAGACTGTTGCGTTTTGTCCTGAAACCGCCTGGATCGTCTGCGGGCTGGCAGGACGAGGCGCTGCTGGGAAACAAAGGGAACCGCTTTCACACGTCTGAAGATTTACAGCACGTCCAAAcaacaagtcaaataacacgTAAAACATTCACACGTAAAAGTcgcttctctggtgcgcaccggACGACAGTTTCTTACATCGTTTAATTTTTCCGCAAGATGGCGTCGCCTGACGTCAGAGTTGCCAAACAAACACACCCTGGCTTATCGCTCACAGCGGCTCCCGCCGATAGTACAACTTAGTTTCGTCTATCATGTCTGATTCTGAGTCGGAGGCCACCCAATATCTGGAGTATGTTGTCGACATCCAGCCATATTTATACGAGCCTCTGATGGACAGCTTCCCCCCCCCATCTATGTATATACTCGCATTTTAGACTCTGTTACtaactgtatatctgtagacttggtatgtcttaaatgtccgGTTAGGATGTATTAGAACGAAATCTAAAATGAAAATTGTAAATaagccatctgtatgtcaaatatgtcaaatatgtcttaaatgatatgatgaattggaaatgggggaccctgatgtaaacaagacgaaagtctttctctggtctgcatccccttaacaattgtatattttgagctgtactgtactgtacccaatatacaagctgttaataaacttttcaatcaatcaatcaatcagtcgaAGAGGAAATACAAGGAAACATCACCTGATATCACCGATGAAAGTGCTGATGGCGATTATCTATATGTGAATAATAATAAGTGAATGTGTAACACCAAATTCAGTAAAAATACATTACATGAATTACTTTAAGGTACTTGTGTATGGTTCTCTTATTGTATAATAGTTGTGCATACAATGAAGAACATTATGTGCAGTATGGTCAAaagtataaaaacaaacaaaataatgtgcagtgtttaattaatttattattataagAACAAAATAGTGCCACGGGCTCTGTAGCTTACCACCATATGAACtctgaaagaaacacagcagaaAACACACCCCAGAGTTATCGTCCAGCGACCAGCTGCTCAACGGAGGAGTGTTTTTGAATCATCTGGATTTAAATGCATAACTCATATCAGACCTCAAACCTAACACGACCACAGCAGTCTTCTCAAAATAAACTAGATATGCACAATCGTATCCCCGTGGTAACCCTCAGAAGTATAACCAAGATCAACATGAAATGAATTGATTTTGAGCACCAGTACAAAAAAGAAAGatgtgtagtgccgagagatagggagtcGCAGGCGGTGCAATGGAGGTACACAAGATGACTTTATTTGTTACATGTTGTCCGGCTGCAGTCcgggaagaaagagagagaagacgGGAGGGAACACAATATATATAGAGATCCACATACATGTCCATGTGGAAACCAAACCCCCCACTGTAGTTCCGTGTGTGGATTAtgtaaccgtgtgtgtgtgtgtgtgtgtgtgtgtgtgtggtcaccacagatgtcaccatttatgtatGAAAGCGACTCCTGCTCCTCTGTACTCCAACAAGTACAAGCTTGTTTTACAAATGCTGACGCAGTTGGGGGTGGGACTCGTCTGTTTGACCTCAGAGCTTCGGCCTTCTTGTAGGTAGGGTTAGTATTCCGCAGCTCAACAACCTCTCCCATCAGTTCTTGCACATAAACTGAAAAGACAAACAAGGGGGGAAATATTATTCCAAAAACAACACATTCGGGCCCCGTTGAAAGCTTAGCGAGAGGCACATTGAGCAGACACTCACCGAAAGTTGGTGTAACTCTGACTGCTTTGATGACTGGCTCTCCCCTCCTGGCCTTCGGAAACGACACGTCATAGCTTGAGCCCGTCCAGAATTTTCATTGAAGTGTAGTCCGGCTAATTGTACTCTGcatcaaaaaataataatataaattgtGTAGGACAATTCACCAAAATAAAtcctgtgacgacccctccacaccacgtggggtgccgtgtgtgtgtgtgtgtgtgtgtgtgtgtggtttgttcaGGTTGTTGCAGGTGCTGATGAGCCGCACCTGTGGGCGGATGGCTCTCTGATGAGCTGCACCTGGTGAAGCGGGATAAAGGAGGAGCCCAGGCGGTTGCGTCGGTCTCACTCCTCTGGGCACTTTCTCGGTGCCAGCCTCGGGGACCTGTGGCTGCTTTTTGTCATTATATtgtaaataagagaataaacacTTCTTATTCTCCTACCCttcgtctcgcctccctgctttttgttgcagcccaggagccggGTACGAAGGGTATTCTCTTATTTACAATATAATGACAAAAACCAGCCACAGGTCCCCGAGGCTGGCACCGAGAAAGTGCCCAGATCTGTCTTCATCGAGATCTATGGGAGGAGGCTGGCACGATGTCCCGATCGTTGTGGTGAGGAGTGCAGTCTGTTGTACGAAGTCCGAACCAGATTTGAGGCCCAAAGTACAGGTTCCCCTTGACCTTGATGCTTTTTCTGAGATGGAAAATCTCTCTCGTACGTTTGAGTGGCACGGTAATAAAATTGGAAAATAACAAATTGAACATTTACAAGATGAACAATCTTGATTGTGTATTACAACAACAGTGCAATTAGAGGGCATGTGTCCATTCAAAAAGGCTGATATTGGTACTAGTATATATATGTGAACAACAACTACATCATGATGATTTGTTCTTTATTCTTTTGTTTACCTCTACTTCGGTTTGCATGGCTCCAGAGGAGTGTGGCTCCTCTGTCCCAATCTCCTCGACTTCAGTATCTCCCTCGATGTCAGGATCCTCAGTGTCTGTGCTGGTGTCCTGCATCAAACTGTTCACCACCTGCTTGAAGGAATATTTTAACctattaagccctgagcctgtttgtcaggtttcaggctcgaaaatgccactaacacaacaaagactatctTCACttgtaaaaggggtaaattaattaattgttCACACTTTTCCGTTATGAGTGGAGGAGCGATGAAGGAGCTGCAGATAAActtcaatgctaacagtgaattagccccgagcgaaaaatgctaacctgttACTGCActgaaatcactcctagctcccttattacttatcctagctccacatcccacacattgtttatgatcgtaaagacacagaatctaacggtgcccacctctataagcaatacaacttaatacaactgcaattccgttatttGCGTTATctgctgtgctccgtgcgctttgaaatctaatcaaaact
Above is a window of Pseudochaenichthys georgianus chromosome 1, fPseGeo1.2, whole genome shotgun sequence DNA encoding:
- the LOC117450862 gene encoding uncharacterized protein isoform X2; the encoded protein is MFYVLFDLLFGRAVNLQTCESGSLCFPAAPRPASPQTIQAVSGQNATVWCGFIRPEHFAPTALHWTVNGTKDVLFSRHGGWIDPDAADAQYKLRTSVNWEDPARGTLLVNICNVTPSDSGSYEGVVSGKLAGHDDSLELNCSVELIVEEGRSRRKDSGAPAPPAEGGPAADVWKAALGVLIPAAFVAAVAVGILVKRGVIPSCKKEGEPKTSEGDQQSAAEEGLVGSEVTDSNHVFKAALH
- the LOC117450862 gene encoding uncharacterized protein isoform X1 — its product is MFYVLFDLLFGRAVNLQTCESGSLCFPAAPRPASPQTIQAVSGQNATVWCGFIRPEHFAPTALHWTVNGTKDVLFSRHGGWIDPDAADAQYKLRTSVNWEDPARGTLLVNICNVTPSDSGSYEGVVSGKLAGHDDSLELNCSVELIVEEGRSRRKDSGAPAPPAEGGPVFQPSAADVWKAALGVLIPAAFVAAVAVGILVKRGVIPSCKKEGEPKTSEGDQQSAAEEGLVGSEVTDSNHVFKAALH
- the LOC117450862 gene encoding uncharacterized protein isoform X3, giving the protein MFYVLFDLLFGRAVNLQTCESGSLCFPAAPRPASPQTIQAVSGQNATVWCGFIRPEHFAPTALHWTVNGTKDVLFSRHGGWIDPDAADAQYKLRTSVNWEDPARGTLLVNICNVTPSDSGSYEGVVSGKLAGHDDSLELNCSVELIVEEGRSRRKDSGAPAPPAEGGPVFQPSAADVWKAALGVLIPAAFVAAVAVGILVKRGVIRGEQFDAGHQHRH